The Prosthecomicrobium sp. N25 nucleotide sequence GGGAGGCCCTCCTCGACGCGATCGGGCCCGCCCGCGTCGCCGCGATCCTGGTCACCCATACCCACCGGGACCACTCCCCCGGCGCCCGCGCGCTCGCCGCCCTGACCGGCGCGCCGGTCTACGGGGAGGGGCCGCACCGGCCCGCCCGGCCGCTGAACCTCGGCGAGATCAACCCGCTCGACGCCTCCGGCGACAAGGACTTCGTGCCCGACCGCAAGCTCTCCGACGGCCAGTCCGTCGCCGGGCAGGGCTGGACGCTGACGGCTCTGGCCACGCCCGGCCACTGCGCCACCCACCTCGCCTTCGCATTCCCCGAGGAGGAGGCCCTCTTCTCCGGCGACCATGTAATGGCTTGGTCGACCTCCATTGTCGCCCCGCCGGACGGCGCCATGCGCGACTACATGGCCTCGCTGGAACGCCTCGTCGGCCGGTCCGAGACGGTCTACTGGCCGGGCCACGGCGGGCCGGTCCGCGACCCGCAGGACTTCGTCGCCGCGCTGAAGGCCCACCGGCTGGGCCGCGAGAAGGCCGTGCTCGACCGGGTGGCCGCCGGCGACGACACGATCCCCGCCATGGTCTCGGTCATCTATGCCGACGTCGACCGCGCCCTGCACGGCGCCGCCGCCCTGTCCGTGCTCGCCCATGTGGAGGACCTGGCCGAGCGCGGGCTGATCCGCGCCGACGGACCGGTCTCGCTCCAAGCCACCTACCGGCTCGCCCGCGACTGACCTCAGCCGAAACTCTCCGCCACCAGCGCATCGAGGTCGGAGAGGAAGCCGCGGATGCGCCGCACGTTGGCGCCGAAGTCGTGCTCGCCCCAGCGCGAGGAGGAGCGGATGTCGATCTTCGAGCCGCCGTTCCCCTCGGCGTAGATGCGGATGACCACGTCGTCCTCGAAGCCGAACACCAGGGTCCGGGCGACCGCCTCGATGCGCGCCCGGTCGCCCTCCTCGCGCGCCGGCAGATCCTCGGTGACCCGCCACCCGGCCTTCTCAACCACCCGCCGCGCCGCCGCGTAGAGCTGCTCGGAGCCGATGTCGAAGTGGCGCGTCTCGATGTCGGGAAACAGGATGCGCTGGCGCTCCAGCTCGGCCGGGGCCGGCGGCCGGGTCGGGTTCATGGCGCCGATCCGCGCGAAGGCGGCCGCCTTGTAGAGCGGCGGGTCGGCGGTGTCGGTCGAGACGTCGTTGATCCGCGGGTAGCTGTAGATGCCCCAGGCCGCATAGCCCGCCGGAACGAGCGCGATGAAGCCGTAGATCAGCCCCCGCGCGGCCTGGCTCGCGCCCAGGAAGCCCTTGTCCCAGATGATCTTGGCGCCCGCCGCCGAGAGCACCACGGCGATCCAGCCGAGGATCGTCGCCACACTCGTGATGCCGACCGCGTGGTCGGCGCGCAGGCCGAAGAAGCGGTGCCCGGCGACCGCGATGATCAGCACGGGGAGCGCCAGCGCGCCGAACCGGCGGCCCCACTCGGCGGCACGGGATCGACGCTGGATCGGACGGTAGAGCATGCGGATCGGGCGCTCGGCTCGGGGACCTCCCCTTCGCGATACCACAGCCCGCCCGATCCCGACAGCGATTCTCGGGCTGCCGCCGGGCCCCTCAGCTGCAGATCGCCCGGAGGCTCGCCCAGCCGGCCGCGTCGAGCAGGGCGGGGCCCTTCGCCCGGCCGGCGCCCGCCTTGCGCAAGGCCTCCGCGCGTGCCGCCGTGTCCGGATGGGTGGACAGCCAGGAGAGCGCGCCGTCGAGCTTCGGCCCGTCCGCGGTGATCCGCTCCAGTGCGGTGCCGAGCGCGCCGCCGTCGCGGCCGACCCGCCCCATGAGGTCGACCGCGAAGTCGTCCGCCATGGTCTCCGCGCCGCGCGAATAGCTCGCGTCGATCAGCGTCCGCCCGACCGCCACCGCGATGGTCGAGCCCGTGAAGTCGCCGACCACGACGCCGACCAGGATCGACAATCCGGCCGACTTCAGCACCCCGCGCATCGCGTCCCGGTGCACCACGTGGCCGAACTCGTGGGCCAGCACGCCGGCGAGCTCGTCCGGACCCTGCATCCGGTCGATCAGCCCGCGCATGACCAGGACATGGCCGCCCGGCAGCGCGAAGGCGTTCGGGACCGGCACGTCGACCACCTCGATCGTGATCGGCATCGGTGCGCGCGCCGCCGCGACGAGCGGCGCGGTCAGGCGCTCGAGCGCCGCCTTGCCGGCCGGCGCGGCGCAGAGGCGCGGGGCTTGGCCCCGGTTCAGCGCGGCGAGGATCTGCGGCTTGACGCTGCCGCCGAGCTTCTGCTCGACCGGCACCGGCACCAGCGGCGCAAGCTTGTCGGCCGCCGCCGGGATGCCGATCCACACCAGCCCCACCAGGGAAGCGACCGCCGCCGCGAACCAGGCCCCGACCTTCGCGACCCCGGCCCAGGAGGTGCCGTCCCGGTCAGGGAGGGCCCGGAGCGCGGGGCCGACGTCGCGGAGCGCATCGGCGTCGGAGATCTCCAGGCGGGCATCCTCCGCCGCCGTGCTGGCGAGCCGGAGCAGGCCTGGCCCCGAGTCCGCCCTCCGCACGCTGCCGAGCGGCCAGGCGGCGATCGCGCCACCCTCGGCCGACAGGATGGTGACGCCGGCGAGGTCGAGGACGAAGCGGACGGCGGAGCCGCGGGAGCTCCGTCCGTCGTAGTAGAGCGCGGGGCCCTCGATGCGCATCAGATTGCCCCGAAGTCGTAGGAGCTGGCGAAGTCGTCGCCGACGCCCGAGGCCTGGTCGCGCCGCGCCCCGATCCCCGACAGATGCTCGATACCGTCGACCACCACCGACGTCACCACCTTGCCCCACAGCGCGGCGGTGACCAGCCGGGTCTTGAGCGTGCCGATGAGCCAGACCGCGACGAGGTAGACCCCCGCGAAGGCCACGATGCCGGCGGGCGACATGTCGTCGAAGCCGCCGACCGCCGCGAGCACGCCCGCCGTGACGGCCGCCAGGCCCGCGAAGGTGAGGGCCGCGACCAGCATGAAGAGGAGATAGCTGCCGTAGATCGACAGTGCCGAGAAGTCGGAGCGGAACGTGGTGCCGCCGAGGGAGGTGCGGCCCATGAAGCTGCGGATCTCACGGGCGCGGTAGACCGGCCAGAGCAGGATGGGCGCCACAAAGAGCCACACGGCGGCCCCGATCGCCACGCCGATCGCCGCGGTGAGCGCCGCCGGGGCATTCGGGCCTAGCGTGAGCTTCGGCATGCCGTCCGCGCCGGCGGTCGTCTGGATGTAGCCCGCGAGCGTGTCGATCGGGGCGATCGAGAGGACGTGGACGACCGCGAAGACGAGCGGCAGCACGGCGGCGGCGATGAAGAGGATCCAGGGCAGCAGCATCGCGAGGCCGCTCGCCCGGCATTCGAACTTGCGGTCGCCATACCAGGTGTTGTTGACGCGATAGCGCTCCTGGCTCGCCCGGTAGAACGGGAAGGCGAGCGTCGCGGTCAGCATGGTGAGGAAGCCCCACCCCATGGCGCGCAGCGCATAGGCCGCGGCCGAGCCGGTCTGCCCGAAGCGGACGCCGCGCCACAGCGTGCGGGTCAGCCGGTAGCGGCGCGCCCGGAACATGGCGAAGCCGATGAAGAAGAAGAGGCCGAAGATGAAGACCAGGTTGGCGATCGTGCCGAACACGCCGCCGACGTCGAGCTGCGCCAGGAAGGACAGGAGGTAGAGCGGCGCCAGGATGGCGAGCATGATCAGGAAGCCGATGAAGATCTCCTTCGCGGTCCCCGTGTACTCGAAGTTCGACCCGCCGAGGGCGGAGCGGCGCCAGAGCTGGCGGCGCAGGTCGGTGATGTACCAGAAGCGGTAGATCCCGAGCGTCAGGATGGAGAAGAGCCCGCCCAGGAAGGCGAGGCGCATGATCCCCGGCGAGGTGGCGTCGTAGTAGGCGCGCACGGCGCCCGTGCCGAGGCGCGGCGTCTCGGCGCGCGGCGCGGCCGGTGCGGCGGCGGCGAAGCGGTCGTCGAAGGGGATGTCGGTCATGGGCTGGGCTCCCGTCGGCCCGGCGGGTCCGTCCCGCCGGCTTTGTGGCCCAATCAAGGCAGACCGAAGGTGAGCCCCCCGTGAACGGCGCGTCAAGCCGGCTGTCAGGAACGCGGCTTGTGTACCGGGACGCTCGCTGGATCGGCCGGCCGGCCGGCGCGGTCGTTGCTGGTGACCACTGGCTCTGCAGGCTTGCCATGATGGAGGAAGATGAGACGTAGAGTCAACAAATGAGCCACAAGGCTTGACGAAAGGTAATGTACTGCTAGTTTCTAGGTGTGGGATGATTCCGGAGGCTTCCATAATGAACCCCGATGCGTTATTCGAATATCAAGTGGATTTCCGAAACTACGTCGAGGCGGCCAGGGTACCATATAATATTCTTGCATCTAACGTTAAGGAGCATCTGGGCGGCTTCGGGGGGAAGCTAATTCTCGATCTAGGCGTTGGCTTCCAGCTAACGCACGGCGGCCTCACTCTCGCACTTGCTCTGCTGGATGGCGCGCGACAATGCTATGGCATCGACATCGCCCATCCCGACCTTCACGCGGCAGACCCGAACAAGGTCGCATTCTGGAAACAAGCAAGGGACTTGCTCGGGATCGAAGTACAAGGCCTCGAAGGGGGGCGAGTTGTATTTGCATCGACCGACATTTTACACTTTGACGATTTCTATTCGAAGATTACATTGCTACAGATGTCCGCATCAGAAATTTATTTTAAGGACAACATGTTTGATATAGTGATTTCCAATGCTGTGTTTGAGCATGTCCAAAATCCTAAGAGGGTGCTCACTGAACTTTATCGCGTGCTGAAGCCGGGTGGTGGAGCAGCGATCAATTGGAACCCCTACGCGGGCTTCCGGATGGGCGGGCACGATATCGGAATGCCATATCACTATCCTTGGGCGCACTTGCGGCTACCGGAAGACCGGCACGTAGAGATGCTAGGCCAAGTCTTCAGCAACCCTGCTCTCTATTCGACAGCCTTTCCGCCGCAGCACACTCCCACCCCTGAGAGGGCTGCAATCTATGCAAAAGATCCAGCCTTGTTCCGAAAGCAGATTTCATACGATCTGAACAAGATGCGAATCCCAGAGTTCTTGGACTACGCGCACTCGGCAGGTTTCGAGCTCCTTAGCTCCGTCCCCCATATCCCAGATGAGGATAGGAGATTCCTGACTCCGGAGATACTCGCGGAGCTTAGTCAGTACGGGGAGGATGAACTCCTTCAGCTCTTCCACACGGCGGTGTTGCGCAAGCCTGCTGGGTGACTATGCATTTCGAGCATACCAAGAATCAGACTGACCGGTTCCTCCGCTTGACGACGTCTGCGGCATACAGAGTCTGTGGGATGCCGGGCCTTCTTTCAGCGGCCCGTGCAAAGGAACCGGACGGACCAACTCCAGCGTGCCGGTATGAGGGAACGGCGACGGCCGCAGGGTCGTAACTCTGCGACCTTGCCTGCAATTCTTGTCGAAAGCCTCAGTAGGCCTCCTCGCCCGTCCCCACCAGGTTGCCCTCCGCGTCGAGGCCCATCTCGCAGACGAGCGCCACGAGTGCGACGGCCGAGGCGGTCGGCACGGGGGCGTCGGGACGGCCGGCCGCCGTGCCGGGCCGCTCCAGGAGGGCGCGCGGGTAGGTCTCGCCGCCGAAGCGCGAGGCGTAGCGCAGGAGGTCGTAGGCATGCGCGTAATAGGCGCGGCGGCGGTCGAGATACTCGAAGAGGATGACCGAGCGCGTCTCGATGAGGCACATGTGGATGATCTCGATCGCCTTCATCTCCTCGCGGCTGAGGCTCTCGAAGTCCGGCCACGGGTGGCTCTGGCTCGGGATGCCGTCGCTGCGCACCACCGCGACCGCATAGGGCATCAGGAAATTGAGCCCGCGCTCGGGCCCGCCGAGCGGGGCGCGCTCGTCGGGGCGGAACCAGCCGGGACGATAGAGGGCGTCGCTCCTCAGGTCGGCGAGGCCCAGGTCGTAGGCGGTCCGGATCAGGTCACGTTCGGCAGTCATCGTGGTTCTCCGTTCATGATACCGGCCCCCCGGTGGTGATGGCGTCCTCTCTGTCAACTCGTCCCCGGGAAGCGATAGTCCCGGAACTGCTCCCTCAGCGTGGTCTTCTGGATCTTCCCCGTCGCGGTGTGCGGGATCTCGGGCACGACCACGACGTCGTCCGGCATCCACCA carries:
- a CDS encoding MBL fold metallo-hydrolase; translation: MSLGPPRFDRAFDPRHGEAVRLSPLVRRVTVRNPGPFTFHGTNTYLVGDRDLAVIDPGPDYPAHREALLDAIGPARVAAILVTHTHRDHSPGARALAALTGAPVYGEGPHRPARPLNLGEINPLDASGDKDFVPDRKLSDGQSVAGQGWTLTALATPGHCATHLAFAFPEEEALFSGDHVMAWSTSIVAPPDGAMRDYMASLERLVGRSETVYWPGHGGPVRDPQDFVAALKAHRLGREKAVLDRVAAGDDTIPAMVSVIYADVDRALHGAAALSVLAHVEDLAERGLIRADGPVSLQATYRLARD
- a CDS encoding DUF1499 domain-containing protein, which encodes MLYRPIQRRSRAAEWGRRFGALALPVLIIAVAGHRFFGLRADHAVGITSVATILGWIAVVLSAAGAKIIWDKGFLGASQAARGLIYGFIALVPAGYAAWGIYSYPRINDVSTDTADPPLYKAAAFARIGAMNPTRPPAPAELERQRILFPDIETRHFDIGSEQLYAAARRVVEKAGWRVTEDLPAREEGDRARIEAVARTLVFGFEDDVVIRIYAEGNGGSKIDIRSSSRWGEHDFGANVRRIRGFLSDLDALVAESFG
- a CDS encoding M48 family metallopeptidase, with amino-acid sequence MRIEGPALYYDGRSSRGSAVRFVLDLAGVTILSAEGGAIAAWPLGSVRRADSGPGLLRLASTAAEDARLEISDADALRDVGPALRALPDRDGTSWAGVAKVGAWFAAAVASLVGLVWIGIPAAADKLAPLVPVPVEQKLGGSVKPQILAALNRGQAPRLCAAPAGKAALERLTAPLVAAARAPMPITIEVVDVPVPNAFALPGGHVLVMRGLIDRMQGPDELAGVLAHEFGHVVHRDAMRGVLKSAGLSILVGVVVGDFTGSTIAVAVGRTLIDASYSRGAETMADDFAVDLMGRVGRDGGALGTALERITADGPKLDGALSWLSTHPDTAARAEALRKAGAGRAKGPALLDAAGWASLRAICS
- a CDS encoding YjgN family protein, whose amino-acid sequence is MTDIPFDDRFAAAAPAAPRAETPRLGTGAVRAYYDATSPGIMRLAFLGGLFSILTLGIYRFWYITDLRRQLWRRSALGGSNFEYTGTAKEIFIGFLIMLAILAPLYLLSFLAQLDVGGVFGTIANLVFIFGLFFFIGFAMFRARRYRLTRTLWRGVRFGQTGSAAAYALRAMGWGFLTMLTATLAFPFYRASQERYRVNNTWYGDRKFECRASGLAMLLPWILFIAAAVLPLVFAVVHVLSIAPIDTLAGYIQTTAGADGMPKLTLGPNAPAALTAAIGVAIGAAVWLFVAPILLWPVYRAREIRSFMGRTSLGGTTFRSDFSALSIYGSYLLFMLVAALTFAGLAAVTAGVLAAVGGFDDMSPAGIVAFAGVYLVAVWLIGTLKTRLVTAALWGKVVTSVVVDGIEHLSGIGARRDQASGVGDDFASSYDFGAI
- a CDS encoding class I SAM-dependent methyltransferase, yielding MNPDALFEYQVDFRNYVEAARVPYNILASNVKEHLGGFGGKLILDLGVGFQLTHGGLTLALALLDGARQCYGIDIAHPDLHAADPNKVAFWKQARDLLGIEVQGLEGGRVVFASTDILHFDDFYSKITLLQMSASEIYFKDNMFDIVISNAVFEHVQNPKRVLTELYRVLKPGGGAAINWNPYAGFRMGGHDIGMPYHYPWAHLRLPEDRHVEMLGQVFSNPALYSTAFPPQHTPTPERAAIYAKDPALFRKQISYDLNKMRIPEFLDYAHSAGFELLSSVPHIPDEDRRFLTPEILAELSQYGEDELLQLFHTAVLRKPAG